A genomic region of Terriglobales bacterium contains the following coding sequences:
- a CDS encoding four helix bundle protein, translating into MPQSFKDLVAWQKAMDMADAIYDATADFPQREMYRLADQMRRAAVSIPSNIAEGQARFSNRDFRHFLRDARGSLAELETQILISERRHYLTPQTTSALVQRVVELGRILNGLMSSLKVED; encoded by the coding sequence ATGCCGCAATCATTCAAGGACCTGGTGGCGTGGCAAAAGGCCATGGATATGGCCGACGCGATCTATGACGCTACCGCCGATTTTCCGCAGCGCGAGATGTACCGATTGGCCGACCAGATGCGCCGCGCAGCGGTATCGATTCCCAGCAACATTGCGGAAGGGCAGGCTCGATTTTCCAATCGAGACTTCCGGCACTTCCTTCGCGATGCGCGTGGATCCTTGGCGGAGCTGGAAACCCAGATCCTCATATCCGAGCGGCGGCATTACCTAACGCCGCAGACGACTTCAGCCCTGGTCCAACGTGTAGTCGAACTCGGCCGCATCCTCAACGGCCTCATGAGTTCGCTGAAGGTTGAAGACTGA